In one Populus nigra chromosome 12, ddPopNigr1.1, whole genome shotgun sequence genomic region, the following are encoded:
- the LOC133669835 gene encoding mitochondrial Rho GTPase 1 has translation MARAAAAANPGVKSGVRIVVAGDRSTGKSSLIVTAISDTFPSSIPPVLPPTRMPDDFYPDRVPITIIDTSSKVEDAGKVAEELKRADAVVLTYACDRPETLDRLSTFWLPELRQLEVKVPVIVVGCKLDLRDENQQVSLEQVMSPIMQQFREIETCIECSAFKHIQIPEVFYYAQKAVLHPTGPLFDQESQTLKPRCVRALKRIFILCDLDRDGALSDAELNEFQVKCFNAPLQPSEIVGVKKVVEEKLPGGGVNDRGVNERGLTLTGFLFLHALFIEKGRLETTWTVLRKFGYNNDIKLTDELIPSFKRAPDQSAELTSEAVEYLRNIYELFDSDGDNNLRPAELEDIFSTAPESPWDEPPYKDAAEKTALSGLSVNAFLSEWALMTLLDPSRAVENLIYIGYSGDPTAAVRLTRRRRLDRKKQQSDRNVFHCFVFGPKKSGKSALVNSFIGRPFYDNYAPTTEESYAVHVVDLPGGIKKTLVLREIPEDGVKKLLLNKESLAPCDIAVFVYDSSDESSWKRATELLVEVAGHGEDTGYEVPCLIVAAKDDLNSFPMAIQESTRVSQDMGIEAPIPISSKMGDTNNVFRRIVTAAEHPHLSIPETEAGRSRKQYNRLVNRSLMFVSVGATVAIVGLAAYRVYAARRNSSG, from the exons ATGGCGAGAGCAGCTGCCGCAGCCAATCCAGGAGTTAAAAGTGGTGTGAGAATCGTGGTGGCCGGAGACAGAAGCACCGGCAAGTCTAGTTTGATAGTCACTGCTATCTCCGATACTTTCCCGTCCAGTATCCCGCCGGTTCTTCCACCTACTCGGATGCCCGATGATTTTTACCCTGACCGCGTTCCAATCACCATCATTGATACCTCATCTAA AGTGGAGGATGCTGGTAAAGTTGCTGAAGAATTGAAGCGAGCTGATGCAGTTGTTCTTACATATGCATGTGATAGGCCGGAAACTCTTGACCGATTGAGTACCTTTTGGCTTCCCGAGCTTCGTCAATTAGAG GTTAAGGTACCAGTTATAGTGGTGGGTTGTAAGTTGGATTTAAGAGATGAGAACCAGCAGGTGAGCTTGGAGCAAGTAATGTCACCAATAATGCAACAATTCCGAGAGATTGAAACTTGTATTGAGTGCTCAGCATTCAAACATATTCAG ATTCCTGAGGTTTTCTACTATGCTCAAAAGGCAGTACTTCACCCAACTGGTCCATTATTTGATCAGGAATCACAAACTTTGAAGCCCAGGTGTGTTAGAGCCTTGAAGCGAATATTCATTCTTTGCGATCTTGATAGAGATGGTGCCCTTAGTGATGCAGAATTAAATGAATTTCAG gTCAAGTGTTTCAATGCTCCTCTACAACCTTCCGAGATAGTCGGTGTTAAGAAGGTCGTGGAAGAAAAGTTGCCTGGTGGGGGAGTCAATGATAGGGGAGTCAATGAACGTGGCCTTACACTGACAGGATTCCTCTTTCTCCATGCATTATTCATAGAAAAAGGGCGTCTTGAGACAACTTGGACTGTGCTAAGGAAATTTGGGTACAACAATGATATCAAACTTACTGATGAACTAATTCCCTCATTCAAACGTGCTCCTGATCAG AGTGCAGAACTCACAAGCGAAGCTGTTGAGTACTTGAGGAATATCTATGAGTTGTTTGACAGTGATGGT GATAACAATTTGCGACCTGCAGAACTAGAGGATATTTTCTCTACTGCACCAGAAAG CCCGTGGGATGAACCTCCATATAAAGATGCTGCTGAGAAAACTGCATTGAGTGGGCTATCAGTTAATGCTTTTTTGTCAGAG TGGGCCCTTATGACTCTTCTAGATCCATCTAGAGCTGTGGAGAATCTGATCTACATTGGATACTCTGGTGATCCTACTGCTGCCGTTCGCTTGACAAGGAGAAGACGGTTAGATCGCAAGAAGCAGCAGTCAGACAGAAATGTTTTCCATTGCTTTGTCTTTGGACCAAAAAAATCTGGAAAGTCTGCATTAGTGAATTCTTTTATTGGAAG ACCGTTTTATGATAATTATGCTCCAACCACTGAGGAAAGCTACGCGGTTCATGTTGTTGATCTACCTGGT GGAATCAAGAAAACCCTTGTGTTGAGAGAGATTCCTGAGGATGGGGTTAAGAAACTATTATTGAACAAGGAGTCTTTGGCACCATGTGACATAGCAGTGTTTGTTTATGACAG CTCTGATGAGTCCTCGTGGAAGAGAGCAACTGAATTGCTTGTGGAAGTTGCTGGTCATGGTGAGGATACTGGATATGAGGTGCCTTGCCTAATTGTTGCAGCTAAAGATGATCTGAACTCTTTTCCAATGGCAATACAGGAATCTACCAGG GTTAGTCAGGATATGGGAATAGAGGCTCCTATCCCCATCAGCTCAAAGATGGGCGACACCAATAATGTGTTTCGTAGGATTGTAACTGCAGCCGAGCACCCACATTTGAGCATTCCTGAAACTGAAGCAGGGAGAAGTCGCAAGCAATACAATCGACTCGTCAACCGCTCTCTTATGTTTGTTTCAG TTGGAGCTACGGTGGCCATTGTTGGGCTAGCAGCGTACCGAGTCTATGCTGCAAGAAGGAACTCATCTGGTTGA
- the LOC133669619 gene encoding UDP-glycosyltransferase 83A1-like, whose translation MDCSPSKVSGTAINAHVLILTLPAQGHVAPTMKLAYRLADLGVKVTFLTAECTFDQLVSEQSRNKDALPKIQGGPYPERVKTVFFPDGLKSTELDERGDTVKFLERIAKVMPYHVEEFIKKANQPESEKDEKITCVIADLVVAWALEIANKMGLKGAIFLSSAPGIVSMVLQIPHLIEAGIIDAEGTPKKKEKVMLSPYLPALSSDDYVWNFPGNKELQKVGFEFVRSGEPFLRTSNWVLCNWYRDLDPSADGLLPTTLSIGPLLANDRPSGNMFSEDLTCLSWLDRQPPGSVVYVSFGSTGTFNSHQFDELALGLQLMGRPFLWVVRPDSSHEVASATDGLRNRGADDHQLGKIVQWAPQEKVLAHPSVGCFLTHCGWNSTVEGMSMGVPLLCWPHMGDQFYVRTCICDGWKVGLELKPNEDGIFTRHEIKSKVDELLINGGIRENALKIKRLAQMSLSKGGSSSKNLEQFVAELVL comes from the exons ATGGATTGCAGTCCTTCTAAAGTTTCTGGCACAGCCATTAATGCTCATGTACTCATTCTTACATTACCTGCACAAGGGCACGTTGCCCCGACGATGAAGTTGGCATACCGCCTTGCTGATCTTGGAGTCAAAGTCACTTTTCTTACTGCAGAATGTACATTTGATCAACTTGTCAGTGAGCAATCAAGAAATAAGGATGCTTTGCCAAAGATCCAGGGTGGACCTTATCCGGAGAGGGTGAAGacagttttttttcctgatgGACTGAAAAGTACAGAATTAGATGAGAGAGGAGATACTGTGAAGTTCTTGGAGAGAATTGCAAAGGTCATGCCCTATCATGTGGAGGAATTCATCAAGAAGGCTAATCAACCTGAGTCTGAGAAGGATGAAAAGATTACTTGTGTAATTGCTGATTTGGTCGTGGCATGGGCACTGGAGATTGCAAATAAGATGGGGCTAAAAGGGGCTATCTTTCTTTCATCAGCACCAGGAATTGTATCCATGGTGTTGCAAATACCACATCTTATTGAGGCTGGCATCATCGATGCTGAAG GAACtccaaaaaagaaggaaaaggttATGTTGTCACCATATCTGCCAGCTCTGAGCAGTGATGATTATGTGTGGAATTTCCCAGGAAACAAAGAGTTGCAGAAGGTTGGGTTTGAATTTGTGCGTTCCGGTGAGCCTTTTCTGAGAACATCCAACTGGGTTCTGTGCAACTGGTATCGCGACCTTGATCCTTCAGCTGATGGTTTACTCCCGACTACATTATCGATTGGTCCACTACTTGCAAATGATCGGCCTAGTGGAAATATGTTTTCAGAGGACCTTACTTGTTTAAGCTGGCTCGACAGACAACCGCCAGGATCGGTTGTTTATGTCTCTTTTGGCAGCACAGGGACATTTAATTCTCATCAATTTGATGAATTAGCCCTTGGCCTTCAACTTATGGGCAGACCATTTCTCTGGGTGGTGCGGCCGGACAGCAGCCATGAGGTTGCTAGTGCTACTGATGGTCTCCGAAATAGAGGAGCAGATGATCATCAGCTTGGAAAGATAGTTCAGTGGGCACCTCAAGAAAAAGTGTTGGCTCACCCTTCTGTTGGATGCTTCTTAACTCACTGTGGTTGGAACTCAACCGTAGAGGGCATGAGCATGGGGGTTCCCCTGCTTTGCTGGCCTCACATGGGAGATCAATTCTATGTCAGGACTTGCATCTGTGATGGCTGGAAGGTTGGTTTGGAGTTGAAGCCAAACGAAGATGGGATCTTTACAAGGCATGAAATCAAAAGCAAAGTGGATGAATTGCTCATCAATGGTGGAATAAGAGAAAATGCACTCAAGATTAAGAGGTTGGCTCAGATGAGTTTGTCCAAAGGTGGATCCTCTTCAAAAAATCTGGAACAATTTGTCGCAGAACTTGTGCTTTGA
- the LOC133670198 gene encoding putative UDP-glucuronate:xylan alpha-glucuronosyltransferase 5, whose amino-acid sequence MASSKPQSSCQKLFITSLLFLSLSLMFLVFSFKPKPGHEHDHHPQTAARDIKKPLSINTQKSWFDGLIEKKTDSEPIKIGLVNVDDHVKHAYDRMHGQVETVSVDFMPVSKELKWESFFPEWIDEDARWHQPSCPEVPMPRLDDYRDLDVILARVPCGSGSEKQGIRDVFRLQVNLVVANLVVANGLTKGGGDRTVYVVFMGSCGPMQEIFRCDDLMTRLGDYWVYKPELRRLRQKVQMPVGSCQIAPLGRLLTGSQGTQRHSMAQYSTARKPIIDNILYHHQRVAYATVIHSSEAYVCGAIALAQSIIQNNSTNDLVLLHDSSLSPESLGGLRAAGWKTKLIQPIRSPFARKDSYNEWNYSKLRLWQLTDYDKVVFIDADLIVLKNIDKFFAYPQLSAAPNDKVLFNSGIMVIEPSTCLFEDMMSKRNKLLSYNGGDQGFLNEAFTWWHRLPTRLNYLKIFKNQGNPDHEMQKGPYTIHFLGLKPWACYKDYDCNWDMVDRHIFASDSAHKRWWRVYDAMPKKLQQYCGLTKHMDARIRKWRGKAKNASLPDGHWKINVKDPRQYHLND is encoded by the exons ATGGCCTCTTCTAAGCCCCAAAGTTCGTGTCAAAAACTCTTCATCACTTCCCTCTTATTCCTCTCTTTATCCCTCATGTTCCTCGTCTTCTCTTTCAAGCCAAAACCTGGCCATGAGCATGATCACCACCCTCAAACAGCAGCCCGTGACATTAAGAAACCCTTATCAATCAATACACAAAAATCATGGTTCGATGGCCTTATCGAGAAGAAAACCGATAGCGAACCGATCAAGATTGGTTTGGTTAATGTTGATGATCACGTCAAGCATGCATATGATCGTATGCATGGACAAGTAGAGACTGTTAGTGTCGATTTCATGCCTGTATCCAAGGAGCTAAAATGGGAGAGTTTTTTCCCAGAGTGGATTGATGAAGACGCCAGGTGGCACCAACCGTCGTGCCCGGAGGTCCCAATGCCTAGGCTGGACGATTACCGTGACCTAGATGTTATCCTGGCTAGGGTTCCTTGTGGCAGCGGATCAGAGAAGCAGGGGATTAGGGATGTGTTTAGGTTGCAAGTGAACTTGGTGGTGGCTAACCTTGTAGTGGCCAATGGATTGACCAAGGGAGGCGGTGATCGGACGGTGTATGTTGTTTTCATGGGGTCTTGTGGACCCATGCAAGAAATATTCAGGTGTGATGATTTGATGACTCGTTTAGGAGATTATTGGGTGTACAAGCCTGAGTTGAGGAGACTTCGACAGAAGGTGCAAATGCCTGTTGGATCATGCCAGATTGCTCCTCTTGGTAGATTATTGACAG GAAGCCAAGGAACTCAGAGACATTCCATGGCACAATATTCAACAGCAAGAAAACCCATAATTGACAACATCTTGTATCATCATCAAAGGGTTGCCTATGCAACAGTAATCCATTCCTCAGAAGCTTATGTCTGTGGAGCAATTGCTTTGGCTCAAAGTATAATACAAAACAACTCTACGAACGACCTCGTCCTCCTCCATGATTCATCATTAAGTCCAGAGTCCCTCGGTGGTCTTAGAGCCGCCGGGTGGAAGACGAAGCTCATCCAACCTATCCGAAGCCCTTTTGCTCGAAAAGACTCGTACAACGAATGGAACTACAGCAAACTTCGACTTTGGCAACTCACAGATTATGACAAAGTTGTTTTCATAGATGCTGACCTTATAGTCCTCAAGAATATCGACAAGTTCTTTGCTTATCCACAATTATCAGCAGCTCCGAATGACAAGGTGCTATTCAACTCGGGGATCATGGTGATTGAGCCGTCGACGTGCTTGTTTGAAGACATGATGTCAAAGAGGAATAAGTTGCTTTCATACAATGGAGGTGATCAAGGGTTTCTCAATGAAGCCTTCACATGGTGGCATCGGCTGCCTACGAGGCTGAATTATCTCAAGATCTTCAAGAACCAAGGAAACCCAGATCATGAAATGCAGAAGGGTCCCTACACCATCCATTTCTTGGGATTAAAGCCATGGGCATGCTACAAAGATTATGATTGTAATTGGGACATGGTGGATCGCCATATTTTTGCCAGCGACTCGGCTCACAAGAGATGGTGGCGGGTTTATGATGCCATGCCAAAGAAATTGCAGCAGTATTGTGGACTCACAAAGCATATGGATGCAAGGATAAGGAAATGGCGAGGGAAGGCTAAGAATGCGAGCTTGCCAGATGGTCATTGGAAGATTAATGTTAAAGATCCCAGACAATACCATcttaatgattaa